CCGCAGGCAATTCCCCCAGTTCGACCATGGCATCAAGGGTGGTCAGCACGAGGGCGCGGATGTCGGCAAAAAGGTTCATTTGGGGCCTATTCAATGGTTGCGCGGGGTGTATCACGCGCACCCCAAGCGTCAAGCGCACTCAGCCGATCAGGCGGGCATGTTCCTGCAGGGCAAAGCGATCGGTCATGCCCGCGATATAGTCGGATACGCTGCGTGCCAGCGCGATCTTGTCGCTTGCGTCAACGTTGCGACGCCATTCCATTGGCAACAGGTCGGGTTGGGACAGGAACAATGGGAAAAGGTCGTTGACCACGCATGTGACCTCCTCTCGCTTCGCCATCACGGACGGGGCGCGGTACATGTTCGTGAACAGGAATGCGCGAATGTGCTGAAGGTCCGCCCACAGCGTGTCCGAAAACCGAACGACAGGACGGCCAAGCTTGCGCACATCCTCGACCGATTGCACAGCGCTGTCCGCGAGGCGTGCGCGCGACGTTTCGACCACGTCGGTCACCATCACGCCAAAGACGCGGCGCAGCGCCTCGTGTCGGCGGCGGTTCACGTCAAGGTTGGGGTAGAGCCTGTCGACCTCGGCAAAGGCGGGACCGACCATGGGCAACGCACAGATGTCGGCCTCGTTGAACAGACCGGCGCGCAGACCGTCATGCAGGTCGTGATTATTGTAGGCAATGTCGTCCGACAACGCGGCCACTTGCGCTTCGGCGCTTGCGTGCGTGCCAAGCTCCAGATCATGTTCGGCGTCATATTCAGCCAGCGCATAGGGCAGATCCCCCGTCACCGGGCCGTTATGTTTCGCAATTCCTTCAAGCGCTTCCCAAGTGAGGTTCAATCCGTCGAAATCGGCATAATGGCATTCCAGTTTCGTCACGATCTTGATGGCCTGGGCGTTGTGATCAAACCCGCCATAGGGCGCCATCAGAACCTGCAATGCATCCTCGCCCGTATGGCCAAACGGCGGATGGCCCAGGTCATGGGCCAGCGCCACGGCCTCGGTCAGACAATCGTTCAG
The DNA window shown above is from uncultured Tateyamaria sp. and carries:
- a CDS encoding deoxyguanosinetriphosphate triphosphohydrolase; protein product: MTAAYASDPAHARGRRWPEEEMSFRSPFQRDRDRIIHASAFRRLKHKTQVFVEHEGDYFRTRLTHSIEVAQVARTIAGALGLNDCLTEAVALAHDLGHPPFGHTGEDALQVLMAPYGGFDHNAQAIKIVTKLECHYADFDGLNLTWEALEGIAKHNGPVTGDLPYALAEYDAEHDLELGTHASAEAQVAALSDDIAYNNHDLHDGLRAGLFNEADICALPMVGPAFAEVDRLYPNLDVNRRRHEALRRVFGVMVTDVVETSRARLADSAVQSVEDVRKLGRPVVRFSDTLWADLQHIRAFLFTNMYRAPSVMAKREEVTCVVNDLFPLFLSQPDLLPMEWRRNVDASDKIALARSVSDYIAGMTDRFALQEHARLIG